CTCCAGCGCCCAATTGCCTTGCAGTTACAAGTGCAACTCGCCTAGAGTGAGAGGCAAGCACTACCGGCGCCGAGGATTCGCGCCCAGAAGGGAGCCATCATGACTGCAACCATGCTGGCCGCAGAACGGATCACGATCAGCGATTCCACGATCGCCGACGCTCAGGCGACCCCTGTGAAGCGCGGCTCCACGCTGGTGCTGCGCACCGCGGAGGGGAATGAGATCCAGCTCCCCGAGAGCGTCCAGCACATGCTGCTCGGTGCACTGGCGACGGTGGCCAGCGAGGGTGAGGTCGTCATCGGGCGGATGCCCGAGCACCTGACCAGCACAGTCGCCGCCGATCTCCTCGGGGTTTCTCGCCCCACGCTGATGAAGCTCGCCCGGGAGGGCGAGATCGACTCCTTCAAGGTCGGCACCCACACGCGTTTCAAGCGTGACGAGGTCCTTCGGGTCCGCGATGCACGAGCCGCGAAGCGGCGCGCAGCCTTCGACGAACTGCGCGCACTCGACGAAGAGCACGAGGAGCTCTTCGACGACTGACCCATGGCTCCGGGGCGACCACGAGGAATGCCGTCGTTGTCGCCCCGGACAACCCTCGCACTCAATAGGCTCGCTCCATGACCCAACGAGTGTTCGTGGATGCCAATGTGCTGGCCAGTCGCACCCTGCTCGACTGGCTACATCATCTGCGCGAGAACAACGAGGGCATGTTTCAGTTGCATTCAACGTGCGACGTCTTCGTAGAAGCTCTGCGAGTCTCGCGCAAGCGGAACCCTCGGGCTCCTGGATCGCTCCTCGAGGATCGCCTGAAGAAGATCAGGTATGTCATCGACGAGACCATCGATGACTTCCCCGGCAACGGCCCTTTCACCGGAACCGATGACGGCGACTATCACGTCCACGCCGCGGCGACCGCCTCACGGGCAGACATGATCCTCACCAACAACGATCCCGCGGACATCACGCAGACCCCCGACGACGAGCCGTACGAGATCATCACGGCCGACGACTTCTTCATGCTCGTGATCGAGTCGAACCCGCACTGTCTACTCCCGGCCACCAGGAACCAGTTCGCCTACTGGAGCTCGCGCGGCGCAGGCCAGCTCGACGACAAGCTGATAAAAGCGGACTGCCCACAGTTCGCCAAGGAGGTTCGGCGGGCACTCAGCCGCCTCGCATTCGAGCTCTGATCCGGAAGACTGTGCCGATCTGGCCGGCGCACACGTCCCCGATCTGCATCACCCCACCCCGAGGAGCCCCCATGCGGACCGCCCTGGTCACCGGAGCATCCCGCGGCATCGGCCGGGCGACCGCGATCGCACTGGCCGCCCGCGGTGAGCGCGTGGCCGTGCACTGCGCGAACAACCGCGCCGCCGCCGAGGAGACCCTGTCACTGCTCGAGGGCGAAGGGCATCTGATCATCCAGGGCGACCTCGCCGATCCGAAGGTCGCGGAGCGTGTGGTGCGCGAGGCCGAGGAGGGGCTCGGCCGGCTCGACGTGCTCGTGAACAATGCGGGCATCGCCCCCGGCCCCACCACCGATCACCCCGTGGACGAGGTCGACTTCGCGACCTGGCAGGAGCGCTTCACCCGGATGCTCGACGTGGACCTGGTGGCCCCGGCGAATCTGTCCTACCTGGTCGCACGGTCGATGATCGTGCGCGGCGAGGGCGGGGTGATCGTGAACGTCGGTTCGCGCGGGGCGTTCCGCGGGGAGCCGACGGCGCCTGCGTACGCCGCGGCGAAGGCGGGGCTGCATGCGCTCGGTCAGTCGCTCGCGCTGTCGCTGGCGCCGCACGGGATCGCGGTCGCGTCGGTCGCGCCAGGGTTCGTGGGCACCGAGCGTCAGCAGGAGAAGCTCGCGGGCGAGGCCGGTGACGGCCTGCGGGCGCAGAGCCCGTTCGGCCGGGTGGGAACAGCCGACGAGGTCGCCGCCGCGATCCTCTACCTCACCTCCCCCGAGGCGCAGTGGGCCTCGGGCGCGATCCTCGACCTGAACGGGGCAAGCCACCTGCGGACGTGAGCAGTCCGCCGACGTGCCTGGCTCCCCATTCCCCTGCTACCAGTCGCTCTCAAGCCACTGTCGGAACTCCTGCACGGTGCGGTCGTCCCGCGGCGGGTGTCCTCCGGCATCGACGAACGCCTGCCACACCCCGAGCGCATCGTCCAGGGAGCAGGACTGCTTGCGGAGCGCGAGCTTGACCAGCCGCCACGTGCCCACGCATTGCACGGGGTCGGCCCACCGAGCCGCGCCGTTGTCATGGGTTGCGATCAGCGCGCGGAGTCGCCGGCTGCGAATGATGGTGATGGTCTCCGCCTCGCCGAGATGCTCATCCGGGTGGTCGCCAGGGCGGGCCATCTGCAGTCGCAACTGGCGCACGGCAGCATGCTCGGCGCCTTCGGGATAGAGCGGTTCTCCGAGGAGTTGATCCGACGCCGTCGTCAGACCGGGAAGCGCGAGGTCACGCTCCTTCTTCTCGCACTCACGGCGAGGCGGTCACGGGTCAGGTCACCCCAGAAGCGCTTCGAGGTCGGCTCCGCTGATCTGGTCCGGCGGGGCGGGTTCGTCGACCTGGAGGAGCTCGGGATCGACCTCGAGCATCCAGGCGAGAGTCCCCTTACCGATGCGTCCGGCGGCGATCTCGTCGAGATGAGCCGCCCGGAGCCAGACCGGGAACGCGCGAGCCGTGGCCGCCGTCGTGCGTTCGGTGATCGGGTCTCCGGCACGCGTTGCCCGCCAGTGCTTCCGGAGGAGGGTCTGGGTCTTGAGCTCGAGAGCAGCACCCACCCGCTCCGACGGCTCCAGGCGCAGCGTGTCCATCCGACTGCGCAGAGCCCGTGTGGAGACGCCCGCCTCCCACACGAGATCCGCGAGCTCGGGGAGGGAGATCGACCTCCAATCGATGGCGACCATCTCGCGCTCCGGCAGCAGCAGCTCCGCCGCGAAGGCGTTCGCCGCCGCCTCGTCCCGGCCGTCACCGCCGTTCTCCACGATCACGCCACGATGGCCGAGGGCGAGATGGCCCAGCTCGTGGGCGAGGCTCCAGTTCTGGTGGAACCAATTGCCCGTCGCCTGGATCGCGATGACCGATCGCTCTCCCTCGAGGAAGGTGTAGGCGGTGCTCAGCTCACCGACCACGACGACGTCGACGTCCAGCCCCTCCAGACACTGGACGAAGTCGGGGACGAAACCGTCACCGAGAAGCTCGCGCGCCGCGGCAGGAGTGGCGGGAAGCTCCCGATTGGGCGGGATCTCCCCGGCCTGCGCGTAGGCGAGTCGGATGTTCTCGAGCACGGGCTCGTCCCTGGCCGCTCCGTCCACGCTCCTCGCTCCGGTCGCGTGGTCGAAGGAGTGGCGCGCCGAGAGGGTGAATCGGAGCGGGTCCGGCTCGCCGGTGATCAGCTCGTGGATGTCCGCGTCGAGCACCCTCGCGATGTCCGCGAGCTCGACGGCGGCGAATCCGCGCTGCCCGTTCAGCGCACGGGACAGAGCGTCAGGGGTCATGCCGACGGACGCCGCGAGCTGCTTCTGCTGTATCGCGGCGCTGCTCATCGCTGCACGGACTCGATCGCCGATGGTCGCCATACCGCGAGACTCGTCCCCGATTGGGATTTTCCCAATCACCTCGTGGCCGGGCACACGTCGGTCACCCGGCCGACTCTCGCACGGTCAGCGTCGGCGCGAGCACGCGCCTGCCGGGCTCCGCCGCCTCGCCGCCGACGATCCCGAGCAGCAGCTCGATCGCCTCGGCGCCGAGGCGCTCGAAGGGCTGGCGCACGGCGGTGAGCGGCGGGTCCAGCGCGAGTGCGACCTGCGGTCGTCGAAGCCGACCACGGCGACATCGCCGGGCACGGTGCGCCCGGCGCGGCGCAGGGAGCGCAGCACGGGGGCGGCGCCACCGTCGGACTCGACGAGCACCGTGTCGACCTCGACCCCGGCGGCGAGGAAGTGCTCCATGCCGAGCCGCACGCCGGCACGGGAGTCGGAGGCGAGGGTGGGGACGAGGACCTCTTCCGCCGCGTTGTCGATCGCGACGACGGCAGGCGCAGCGCTCGCGCGGAGGTTCGGGAAGAAGGAGCTCGGGGTCGCGGGGCTCGCCCTCTCCACCTGCGCGGGGCTGCTGCTGTTCGTGGTGCGCACGGACAGCCCGGTCGTGTTCACCATCGGATATGCGCTGATGATGCTGGGCTGCGCGGCGATGGACTCGCTGATCTGGGCGGTCGTCTCCGACGTGATCGACGTGCAGGAGCTGCGCACCGGCGAGCGCCCCGTCGCGACCGTGTACGCCGTGCACTCCTGGGCCCGCAAGATGGGCCAGGCCCTCGCCGGCGGGCTCTCCGGCTGGACGCTCGGCTGGACCGGCTACGAGGCGACCGCCGGACGCAGCGGCAGCGCGCAGTCCGAGGGGGTGCTGGACGCGCTGTACTCGATCACAACCCTGGGGCCGGCGGTGCTGCTGGGCCTCGCTGCCGTGGTGCTCGCGGTGTGGTTCCCGCTGAACCGGCGGCGGGTGATCGCGAATAGCGTGGCGCTCGCGGAGCGTCGGCCGGGGTGAGAGGTCTGCCGACGGGGCCCGCCGACGGGGCTGCGCGACGGGGCGGTGCGACCGAGCGGAAGGTCCGTTGATTACCACCGAGTTCGCGTTGTAGCGTCGACGGCAGGTGCGACCGGCGGGGAGAGTCGGGAGGTCAGGCGATGGTGTACGACAGGGTGCCGGAGGCGACGGAGGCTTTGGACCGTCTGCGCAGCGAGGTCGGCGGCGAGTACATCGCGCCGGGCGATCCGGACTACGACGAGGCCCGTGCGGTGTGGAACGGGATGATCGACCGCTACCCCCTCGCGATCGTCCGCGCAGCCTCGACCGACGACGTCGCCCCCGTGCTGCGGGCCGTGCGCGAGACCGGCCTGCCGCTCGCGGTGCGCGGCGGCGGACACAGCGTCTCCGGGCACTCCACGGTCGACGACGGGATCGTCCTCGACCTCGGCGGACTGCGCGAGGTCACCGTCGATCCGGAGACGCGCCTGGTCACGGCCGCGCCTGGGGCCCGCGCCGCGGACGTCGACGCGGCGACCGCCCCGCACGGCCTCGCCGTGCCGCTCGGCACCGTCTCCGAGCCCGGGATCGCCGGGATGGCGCTCGGCGGCGGGGTGGGCTGGCTGGTGCGGAAGGCAGGTCTCACCCTCGATGCGCTCGAGCGTGCGGAGGTCATGACGGCCAACGGCACCGCCGTGACCGCGAGCGCTGAGGAGCACCGCGACCTGTTCTGGGGTCTGCGCGGCGGGGGCGGGAACTTCGGCGTGGTCACCTCGTTCACGCTGCGGGCCGTGGCGATGCCCGAGACGGTGTTCGGCTCGAGCCTGTTCTACCGTCGCCCGTCCTGGCGCCGGGCGCTGGTCGCCTTCGAGCGCTGGAGCCGCGACCTGCCCGACGATCTCGGCACGATCCTCCAGATCACCACTCCCCCGCAGGTCGTCGACGACGGCGCGGATCCGTGGCTGATCATCCACAGCGTCTGGCTCGGCGAGGACCACGAGCTCGGGGAGCAGCACCTCGAGCGGCTCGCCCACGCCGCCCCGCCGGACGACGCCGTCTCCGGCCCGGTCTCGTGGCCGGCCTGGCAGGGCGCGCGCGACGACCTGCTGCCGACGGGGTCGCGGGGCGTGTGGCGCAACGTCTCCTTCTCGCACCTGGACGAGGACGCGCTGGACCTGCTCTTCGACGTCGCCGATGCCCTGCCCAGCACGAGCACCGAGCTGGAGATCCGCCACCTCGGCGGCGCGTTCGCCCGGGTGGCGGAGGATGCGACCGCGTTCCCTCACCGCGCGGCGCGGTTCATGCTGTCCTTGCACGCGATGTGGGACGACCCGGCCGAGGACGCGGAGCGGACCGGGCTCGTGGAGCGGGCCCGCGCCGCGATCCAGCGCCTCGAGCAAGGCGAGCGCGCGGGCGAGTACGTGAACATGCGGGCGC
This genomic interval from Brachybacterium aquaticum contains the following:
- a CDS encoding helix-turn-helix domain-containing protein — encoded protein: MLAAERITISDSTIADAQATPVKRGSTLVLRTAEGNEIQLPESVQHMLLGALATVASEGEVVIGRMPEHLTSTVAADLLGVSRPTLMKLAREGEIDSFKVGTHTRFKRDEVLRVRDARAAKRRAAFDELRALDEEHEELFDD
- a CDS encoding PIN domain-containing protein, whose product is MTQRVFVDANVLASRTLLDWLHHLRENNEGMFQLHSTCDVFVEALRVSRKRNPRAPGSLLEDRLKKIRYVIDETIDDFPGNGPFTGTDDGDYHVHAAATASRADMILTNNDPADITQTPDDEPYEIITADDFFMLVIESNPHCLLPATRNQFAYWSSRGAGQLDDKLIKADCPQFAKEVRRALSRLAFEL
- a CDS encoding SDR family NAD(P)-dependent oxidoreductase: MRTALVTGASRGIGRATAIALAARGERVAVHCANNRAAAEETLSLLEGEGHLIIQGDLADPKVAERVVREAEEGLGRLDVLVNNAGIAPGPTTDHPVDEVDFATWQERFTRMLDVDLVAPANLSYLVARSMIVRGEGGVIVNVGSRGAFRGEPTAPAYAAAKAGLHALGQSLALSLAPHGIAVASVAPGFVGTERQQEKLAGEAGDGLRAQSPFGRVGTADEVAAAILYLTSPEAQWASGAILDLNGASHLRT
- a CDS encoding helix-turn-helix domain-containing protein, which encodes MATIGDRVRAAMSSAAIQQKQLAASVGMTPDALSRALNGQRGFAAVELADIARVLDADIHELITGEPDPLRFTLSARHSFDHATGARSVDGAARDEPVLENIRLAYAQAGEIPPNRELPATPAAARELLGDGFVPDFVQCLEGLDVDVVVVGELSTAYTFLEGERSVIAIQATGNWFHQNWSLAHELGHLALGHRGVIVENGGDGRDEAAANAFAAELLLPEREMVAIDWRSISLPELADLVWEAGVSTRALRSRMDTLRLEPSERVGAALELKTQTLLRKHWRATRAGDPITERTTAATARAFPVWLRAAHLDEIAAGRIGKGTLAWMLEVDPELLQVDEPAPPDQISGADLEALLG
- a CDS encoding substrate-binding domain-containing protein; translation: MDPPLTAVRQPFERLGAEAIELLLGIVGGEAAEPGRRVLAPTLTVRESAG
- a CDS encoding MFS transporter: MSIATTAGAALARRFGKKELGVAGLALSTCAGLLLFVVRTDSPVVFTIGYALMMLGCAAMDSLIWAVVSDVIDVQELRTGERPVATVYAVHSWARKMGQALAGGLSGWTLGWTGYEATAGRSGSAQSEGVLDALYSITTLGPAVLLGLAAVVLAVWFPLNRRRVIANSVALAERRPG
- a CDS encoding FAD-binding oxidoreductase, with protein sequence MVYDRVPEATEALDRLRSEVGGEYIAPGDPDYDEARAVWNGMIDRYPLAIVRAASTDDVAPVLRAVRETGLPLAVRGGGHSVSGHSTVDDGIVLDLGGLREVTVDPETRLVTAAPGARAADVDAATAPHGLAVPLGTVSEPGIAGMALGGGVGWLVRKAGLTLDALERAEVMTANGTAVTASAEEHRDLFWGLRGGGGNFGVVTSFTLRAVAMPETVFGSSLFYRRPSWRRALVAFERWSRDLPDDLGTILQITTPPQVVDDGADPWLIIHSVWLGEDHELGEQHLERLAHAAPPDDAVSGPVSWPAWQGARDDLLPTGSRGVWRNVSFSHLDEDALDLLFDVADALPSTSTELEIRHLGGAFARVAEDATAFPHRAARFMLSLHAMWDDPAEDAERTGLVERARAAIQRLEQGERAGEYVNMRALEHTRPVAELSRDAYGEETYRRLQHVKQVYDPGNMFRQNYNIAP